The following DNA comes from Puniceicoccaceae bacterium.
ATAGCGCATGTCGGGCAGTTGTTGATCATAGCCGAACAGCGGTTGGCCTGTCACGATGGCGTGGTTGTCCACTCCGGGTTTCCATTTCCCCAGGATCTGATAATCCTTGCGGTCCTTGAAACTGACATTCTCGGGAACGGGCTGTTTTCCGGCGTCGAGGCAGATCTCCGCATAGCTGAGTCGTTCGTTGGTATGGGGATGCAGCACCTCTGCTCTTGAGGTTTTGCATGCTTCGGGATCAACCTGCCAACGCTCTGCAGCTGCAGCAACCAGCATTGCACGCGCTGTTGCACCCGCCTTGCGCAGGCGGTCAAAGTGGATGGGGGTTCCCATGGAGCCACCCGCAAATTGGGGACCATAGCGTTCAAAGTCGATTTCGGATTGAACGACGGTTACTGCATCCCAATCCACATCAAGCTCTTCCGCTACCACCATCGGAAACGCAGTTTTGACGCCCTGGCCGATTTCTGGTGTGACTGCCACAATTACGATGCTGCCGTCCGGACTGAGGGTCAGGTAGCCATTGGGTGCAAAATGAGGGGAATCCGGAGCAGCACCCGCGACCTCGTCTGCCTGCTCCGTTGCACCCGAGCGCTGTGGCACCAGTGTGCCAAATGCGAGTAAGAGTCCGCTGGTTGCTAGGCCGGACAGTTTGAGAAAACGGCGACGGTCCAGGCTCAGGTTGACGATGACAAGCTCGCCGGATTGGGCGGATGCCACAACTTCGGGCAAGTCAATGCCCGGACGAAATGAAATGGAAGGGTTATTCATGATGCGCTCACTCCTTTCTCCGCAGCCTTGTGAATGGCTTTTCGAATGCGCGGATAGGTACCGCAGCGGCAGAGATTGCCCGCCATGGCAGAATCGATGGCGTCGTCGTCTGGATCGGGGTTGCTGCGCAGCAGCGCTGTAGCGGTCATGATCTGGCCGGATTGGCAGTACCCGCACTGGGGAACGTCTTCTTCGATCCAGGCTTGCTGGAGCGCGGTGAGTTCGCCTTCAGGGCTGGCGAGACCTTCGATGGTGGTGATGGATTGGCCCTGAAGCGCAGCGATGGGCAGTTGGCACGAGCGCATGGCGATGCCATTGAGCATGATGGTGCACGCACCGCAAAGGCCTCTGCCACATCCATATTTGGTTCCAACGAGTCCGAGTTCATCCCGGAGAATCCATAGAAGGGGTGTTGTGCTGTCGGAAACTTCGACCCGCTGGGCCTGCCCGTTGACGGTGAGATTGATTGTGGCCATGGTTTCGATTACAGGGGTTGGTGCAATATGGACCTTATGAGAAGGTAACTTCAGTATAACCTGTGTTCAAATGGTGTGAAAGAAAATCGGAAAAGATGAAGCGTCCGCCAAAGCCATGAATGGATGAATGGGGAGCAGGGCGTATCTTCATTCTGTTCAAATCCTGCGTGAAGGGTTTCGTCTGTTTCATGTCATGCAGCGTTTTGAATTTTGATTTATCCGCCTTTCCATCGTGCACCCAACGCTCCAATCGTTGACAGTACCTCAAGCCCACGCACAATGGTGTTTTCTATGGCTGCAGACAGCGGACTTTCGAGACGTGATTTTTTCAAGCGATTCCTGGGAGGAGGGGGTGCCACTACCTCTGATGTTCGACATCCACAGCATTTGGACGAAGTGCCCAAAGATGCGGTTGCACAGGACCTTGTCGCGGTGATTCAGGCAAAATACTGTTTGGCCTATGAGGAGATTCCCTGCACGGATTGTCACGATCATTGTCCGGAACCCAATGTCATTGTGATGGAGCAAGGAGTGCCGCGCATTCAGGTGGAGCGGTGCACAGGCTGCCGCATTTGCCAGGATGTCTGCCCCTCTTCGGCTGAGGCCATACTGATGGTCAAGCGTTTCCAGGGATCATCTGGCGTCTGGTGAGCCGATGGCTTAGTAGGCATTTTTGCTCGCACCGATGGTTTTGAGCATGATGTAGAGGTCAAACCACACTGACCATTTTTCCATGTATTCGATATCAAATGCAATGCGAGTCCGCAAATCGGTGTCGCCGCGCCAACCGTTGATGGCTGCCCAGCCTGTCAGACCGGGTTTGACGGAGTGGCGCAGGTTGTAGTTGTCGATGTCGTATTTGAAATTTCGGATCAATTCGGGGCGCTCCGGACGAGGACCTACCAGGCTCATGTCTCCCTTCAGTACGTTCCAGAACTGGGGCAGTTCGTCGATGTTTTTCTCCCGCATGAATTCTCCGATTTTCAATCGACGCGGGTCATTTTCCTTAGCCCATTGAGCGCCGCCGCTACGTTCTGCGTCCATGCGCATGCTTCGGATTTTGATGATTTTGAAAGGCTTGCCATTGCGACCCGTGCGGATTTGGCGGTAGAAAACGGGTCCTGGGGACTCACGCTTCACCCTCCAGCAGAAGTATGCGATGATAGGTGCAAAAAGCATCAATCCGACAATGCCACCGACCACATCAACAGCACGTTTCACTATCGCATTGAAAGGATGACTGAGCGGGAGATTGTGTCCGCTCATGATGGGGATTCCTCCTACCGAATCAAATTCCAGGTGTGAGAGCAGCACTTGATAAAATGAGGGGATGACCATGAACTCGGTCATCTCGCGCATGCAAAGATGCTGCAGGTCGATGATTTGTTCGGGACTCAGGTTGAAGTCAACGAGCAATACGGCGTCGAAACGCCGCGTTGACAACAGTTCCGAGAGGTGGGCATAGTCTCCCTCAACCACCACTTCATTGGGAGGTTGCTGTTCGAAGTTGCCTTTGATGGTGGTGACGACGGAGTAAATACTGATGGGATGGCGCGGATCCTGATAGATTTTCTCGTAGAGGTCCTGCGCTGTTTCGTTCCATCCAACCGCAAGGATGCGTTTTTTGAAATACCCGGCAAATGTAGAAGAAATCAACACCTTGGCGTAGGTCCAGCGCCAGAGAATGAGTAGTGCACTCAGTGAGAACATGGCCAGGATGACATACCCGCGTGAGATTTCGGGATCGACCTTGAGCATCAGTGAAATCGAGAGGTAACCGATGCCCCAATAGGTCACGATGCGCAGAATGCAGACCAGGTTTTTGCGAAAGCGCATGAGATTGCGCGGCAGGTAGAGGTCGAGATTTGCGGCCATGACCAGCAGTACAGAGGTGCCAAGCAGAAACTGGGGGCTGTAGGTTTTGAGCTGGGCAAGCAGGTCATCCGTTTCTCGATCCTGCAGGATGATGTACCGAGCATACCATGCAATGACCAGTGCCATGCACACAAACAGGAGGTCTCCGAGCAATGCGATCAGACTGAAGCGGAGCAGTGCTCGTTCGCGGATTTCCTTGCGCTCGGCTGAATTGGCTTCGAGTCGCTCAAGATCCAGTGGGATCGGAAAAACCGGAGGACGATTTGTGGGAGACATGACTTCAGATGGTGAGCGCATGACTATGGTTGCCTGTCCTCATGGGTTTCGTGAGTCGCTTCCGTGTGTGTCGTACACTGGCGTATCGCTCAGAGGACAGATTGAATTGAGTGGTTGGTGGAACTTCTGGTTTGAAGGCGTTTTCTCCTGGGTGTTTTTGTTGGCAGGCCAAGAGTGTTTTTCGATAAGGAACGTGATAGGTATGTCTAGATGTATCCAGTGCACGGGGATTTTCAAATCAAATTTTTAACTTAAATTTCACAAATTACGCTGCTTGATCCTGAAAATCAGCCCTGCTTTCGGAGTGTTCAAGTTTCAATGGATAGCTGTTCATTGCTCTTCGAGGAGAGTTGAGGCTGTGGTGCCGGGGTTTGATGGTTTTGGGGTGGCGTTTGACGCAGGCATGCATTCAATACCTGGCCAATGAGTGATGATACGGGTACATCCGCAAATGGGCTGCGCTGTGTGGAAGTCCGGGTGTTCAGTCGGATTGCAAAAGCATTGCACTACCGGTTTCCCGATTTTCTTACAGATCCTGAAGTGGGCATGCTGGTGAGGGTGCCCCTTGGATCCCGCAATGAACTTGGCATTGTAACGGGATTGGGCCAGCCGAAGGATTTTCCGCTTCACAAGCTCAAGCAGGTGTTGGAGGTGATTTACCCCCACAAGGTGTTCACAGAGGATTTGTTTGAACTCATTCGCTGGATGGCTCGCTACTACGCGGTACCGGAAGCGGTGATCATGGATCGTGTGTTCCCTGGAACGCTTCGCAAGGGTCTGAAGGCAAAGGAGCAAGTGAGCCTGAAGGTGAGCGATACTGGGGCAGTCGAACCGATCGAAGCACTTCGTCGGAAAGCACCCAAACAGGCAGCACTATTGGAGTTTCTCAGGCAGCAATCGCAGGCGATCACCAAGTCGGCGGTTATCCAGGCGATGAACGCCTCTCATGCAACGGTCAAGGCATTGATTGAGAAAGGCTGGATCGAAGAGCAGCGCGAAGTTGACGAGCGCATTGGGTATCGGGACGACCTTGCAGAGGGCGATGCCATTCGCACCCTGGATTTCACATTGACCGAAGAGCAGCAGAGTGCGGTTGTCAGTTTGACTGCGGCAATGGATCGTCAGCAGACCCGGCCCATCCTCCTGCATGGGGTGACGGGTTCTGGCAAGACCGAAGTCTACGTGCGGGCGATCCGCCACCTCTTGCAGAGCGACCCGGATGCCAGTGTGCTGTTCCTTGTCCCTGAAGTGGCACTTGCTCCCCAGACGGTTGGTACGCTCCGATCCCGGCTGGAGTCGCAGGGGGTTGAAGTATTGGTGTGGCACAGTCACCTTTCCGAAGGCGAGCGCCGTGACAGCTGGCTGAAGATTGCGCAGCGACAATGCCGGGTGGTGGTAGGCGCCCGTTCTGCGGTGTTCACCCCGCTCTCCAATCTCAAACTGCTCATCATCGATGAGGAGCATGAGCCTGCCTACAAGCAGGAGGAAATCCCACGCTACCATGGCAGGGATCTCGCTGTGGTACGGGCTCGCATCAACAAGGCCTGCTGCATTGTGGGTTCGGCTACTCCATCGCTGGAATCGCTCTACAACGTCAAGGCTGGGAAATACGATGTGGTGCGGCTGACACGACGGGTGGACAATCGCCAGTTGCCCAAGGTTACCCTCGTGGACATGCGCCTGGAGTATCGCAAACAAAAAAAGGAAAGCATCCTCTCGCAAACCCTGGTGGAGGGTCTTCGAGAACGTTTTGAAAAGCGGGAACAGAGTATTTTGTTTCTCAACCGCCGGGGCTATTCGCGTCAGATGATCTGCCCTGAGTGTGGGTGGGTGGCGATGTCGGAAGAGTGTAGTATCCCACTGACCTATCACCGAAGGCAGAATCTATTGAAGTGCCACCTTTCGGGTTATGAACGACCTGCACCGCTTCGCTGTCCCCAGTGCCAGAGTCCCAAGATTCGTGGAGAGGGATTTGGTACGCAAAAACTGGAGGACCTCCTGCGGGCCGTGCTGCCAAAAGCGAGGATCTTTCGGGTGGATGCAGATACCATGCAGAAGAAGAACCTGTTTCGCCACGTGCTTGCCGATTTCCGGACCGGAAAGCTCGATGTGCTGGTGGGAACCCAGATGATCGCAAAGGGGCTTGATTTTCCCAATGTGACGCTTGTGGGAATGATCAACGCAGATCATTCGCTCTACATGGAGGATTTTCGGGCTGCCGAGCGCACCTTTCAACTGCTTGTGCAAGTGTCGGGGCGCGCCGGGAGAGGGGAGCGTGCAGGCGAGGTCATCATTCAGACCTCGACTCCTCACGCATCTCCGATTCAGTTTGCCAGACGTTCGGATTTTGATGGGTTTCTGGAGGAGGAAATCGAACTGCGACGAGAGTTCAATTACCCACCATTTCGTCACCTCATCCGTCACGTCATTCGGGATCGCAGTATCGAAAAACTCGAGTTTTACTGTAAAAAGTGGCGGGAAACTCTGGAATCGGAGAAGATCGCAGACTTGGAAATACGGGGGCCACTACCGGCATCCGTCGAAAAACTTAACGGTGAATATCGCTACCAGCTCTGGTATTTCACGCCGCGTGTCATTGCCACGGTTTCGAGAATTCAGGAGGTTTTGGAGCGCTTTCAATGGGAAAAGACCACGCGCCAGATTTTGGATGTGGATGCGATGAACCTGCTCTGATGTTGTGCACGGTTGTGTTGGGAGTCCAGATGTTCCGAACGATTTAATGCCTTAAATGCCTTACATAAAAGTAAAGGCAACAAAGGATGGGAGTGACGGGTAGCAGCAGATAACCGAACTGCCGGATTTTATGGGAGGATCTTCGGAATTTTCTGGGGATCAGAAAGCGAAAATCGTGGAGGAAGGTGCTGTCGCGAGTGCAACGGGTGCAGATACACATCAATGACATGAATCCGGGAAACGCCAACACAGACAGTACGAAGACCGTCTCGATCAGGTGGATCATAACTGTATAAGGAATTGGATAGGAACTAAAATTATCCTTTTTGTTACACGGAATTTCAAGCGTAAGTTCCAGATTGTTGGTGAAATAAAGTGTGGTTCATGCAACGATTTGGAAACGACCTCATTTCGGTATTGGAATGCAGATTCGATTGTTTAGGGTGATCGCATATCGATTGCTTTAACCCTGTTTTCAGATGTTACGATGAAGGATCATTCCGTTTTTTCGCGCCGCAAATTTTTAAAAGGTATCGCAGCCTCCGGTTTGGGGGCGGGAGCACTTGCTACCCAGCGCAGCCTGGGTATGAGTTCCACTGCTTCGGCAGTGATTAACGGGAAGGTTCGCAATGTGATCCTCATGGTCAGCGATGGCATGAATCACGGTACGCTCAGTGCTGCCAACCACTGGCTCAATCTGAGAGAAAACAGGGAGAGCGAGTGGATGAAGCTCTACCATTCTGGTCTTGCGACACGACGCCTCTGCGAAACCTCCTGTGCGAACAGCCTGGTGACGGATTCGGCGGCGGCGTCCAGTGCATGGGGAATTGGTCAACGGGTGAACATGGGTGCGGTCAACATCACCCCAGATGGAGAGTCACCGGAACCGATAGGAGTTTTGGCAAAA
Coding sequences within:
- a CDS encoding (2Fe-2S)-binding protein, which codes for MATINLTVNGQAQRVEVSDSTTPLLWILRDELGLVGTKYGCGRGLCGACTIMLNGIAMRSCQLPIAALQGQSITTIEGLASPEGELTALQQAWIEEDVPQCGYCQSGQIMTATALLRSNPDPDDDAIDSAMAGNLCRCGTYPRIRKAIHKAAEKGVSAS
- a CDS encoding sugar transferase produces the protein MRSPSEVMSPTNRPPVFPIPLDLERLEANSAERKEIRERALLRFSLIALLGDLLFVCMALVIAWYARYIILQDRETDDLLAQLKTYSPQFLLGTSVLLVMAANLDLYLPRNLMRFRKNLVCILRIVTYWGIGYLSISLMLKVDPEISRGYVILAMFSLSALLILWRWTYAKVLISSTFAGYFKKRILAVGWNETAQDLYEKIYQDPRHPISIYSVVTTIKGNFEQQPPNEVVVEGDYAHLSELLSTRRFDAVLLVDFNLSPEQIIDLQHLCMREMTEFMVIPSFYQVLLSHLEFDSVGGIPIMSGHNLPLSHPFNAIVKRAVDVVGGIVGLMLFAPIIAYFCWRVKRESPGPVFYRQIRTGRNGKPFKIIKIRSMRMDAERSGGAQWAKENDPRRLKIGEFMREKNIDELPQFWNVLKGDMSLVGPRPERPELIRNFKYDIDNYNLRHSVKPGLTGWAAINGWRGDTDLRTRIAFDIEYMEKWSVWFDLYIMLKTIGASKNAY
- the priA gene encoding primosomal protein N' translates to MSDDTGTSANGLRCVEVRVFSRIAKALHYRFPDFLTDPEVGMLVRVPLGSRNELGIVTGLGQPKDFPLHKLKQVLEVIYPHKVFTEDLFELIRWMARYYAVPEAVIMDRVFPGTLRKGLKAKEQVSLKVSDTGAVEPIEALRRKAPKQAALLEFLRQQSQAITKSAVIQAMNASHATVKALIEKGWIEEQREVDERIGYRDDLAEGDAIRTLDFTLTEEQQSAVVSLTAAMDRQQTRPILLHGVTGSGKTEVYVRAIRHLLQSDPDASVLFLVPEVALAPQTVGTLRSRLESQGVEVLVWHSHLSEGERRDSWLKIAQRQCRVVVGARSAVFTPLSNLKLLIIDEEHEPAYKQEEIPRYHGRDLAVVRARINKACCIVGSATPSLESLYNVKAGKYDVVRLTRRVDNRQLPKVTLVDMRLEYRKQKKESILSQTLVEGLRERFEKREQSILFLNRRGYSRQMICPECGWVAMSEECSIPLTYHRRQNLLKCHLSGYERPAPLRCPQCQSPKIRGEGFGTQKLEDLLRAVLPKARIFRVDADTMQKKNLFRHVLADFRTGKLDVLVGTQMIAKGLDFPNVTLVGMINADHSLYMEDFRAAERTFQLLVQVSGRAGRGERAGEVIIQTSTPHASPIQFARRSDFDGFLEEEIELRREFNYPPFRHLIRHVIRDRSIEKLEFYCKKWRETLESEKIADLEIRGPLPASVEKLNGEYRYQLWYFTPRVIATVSRIQEVLERFQWEKTTRQILDVDAMNLL
- a CDS encoding 4Fe-4S binding protein — encoded protein: MAADSGLSRRDFFKRFLGGGGATTSDVRHPQHLDEVPKDAVAQDLVAVIQAKYCLAYEEIPCTDCHDHCPEPNVIVMEQGVPRIQVERCTGCRICQDVCPSSAEAILMVKRFQGSSGVW